A window of Macrotis lagotis isolate mMagLag1 chromosome X, bilby.v1.9.chrom.fasta, whole genome shotgun sequence contains these coding sequences:
- the LOC141499817 gene encoding small ribosomal subunit protein uS8-like has protein sequence MVRMNVLADALKSINNAEKRGKHQVLIRPCSKVIVRFLTVMMKHGYIGEFEIIDDHRAGKIVVNLTGRLNKCSVISPRFDVQLKDLEKWQNNLLPSCQFGFIVLTTSAGIMDHEEARRKHTGGKILGFFF, from the coding sequence ATGGTGCGCATGAATGTCCTGGCAGATGCTCTCAAAAGCATCAACAATGCAGAAAAGCGAGGAAAACACCAGGTTCTCATTAGGCCGTGCTCTAAAGTAATTGTCCGGTTTTTAACTGTGATGATGAAGCATGGTTACATTGGCGAATTTGAGATCATTGATGATCATAGAGCAGGAAAAATTGTTGTGAACCTCACCGGCAGATTAAACAAGTGTAGTGTAATCAGCCCCAGATTTGATGTTCAATTGAAAGATCTGGAAAAATGGCAGAATAATCTGCTACCATCCTGTCAGTTTGGGTTCATTGTGCTTACAACCTCAGCTGGCATCATGGACCATGAGGAAGCAAGACGAAAACACACAGGAGGAAAAatcctgggattttttttctaa